A portion of the Planctomycetaceae bacterium genome contains these proteins:
- the flgK gene encoding flagellar hook-associated protein FlgK — protein sequence MSSYLIGLTGLRVAQQSLDLVGTNITNATTPGYNRQELQIASLELSRQGKISLGGAEVVAVKRCVDELLQRQILQQTTRLGQADQRTSILQTIESALGGLDSNSLGSAMDQFTSALSELSTDPNSPALRQQVIWSADGMASQFRNLSGFLSDLRRQLFSQVSVLSEQVNSLTQQIAIANGQIGQVLFAGGGGNLIQDNRDQAVAELAELIGVEAQIQPGGTVQNVLAMGTPLVLGSHAVEIESGIGVGNTIGVTIKGAGNLQTDVDGGRIGALLTLANDYIPALQARLDSLAGQLISDINQLHSQGVGTTGGFTQVTGQSVDDGPIAAALNNVSPGSFFIRVTNEATGQVTRHEISVDPQHDSMAGIVARLDALDNITASRFNGAMNITAADGYTFDFLPALSVRPDSSAITGTAEAAVSGLYSGSSNEVYTCTVSGSGQVGATDGLRVVVTNAAGAVVKTLNVGTGYASLDRIEIGQGVFLSMGPGTLNNGDSFTIAALADSDTSGLLAAAGINTFFNGTGAADIAVRQELMNDPRSLALAIGQGAVDGANLQRMIERVSQPHAALDNVAAEEYLQQIVTGVGQDVFTGTATQKSLAQVVGLLADQREGVSGVDVNEEAAKMLMFQRMYQAVSKFIAAQDKALSFLMDVL from the coding sequence GTGTCCAGCTACCTCATAGGACTGACGGGGCTTCGCGTCGCCCAGCAATCGCTGGACCTGGTCGGCACCAATATCACCAACGCCACCACTCCGGGCTACAACCGCCAGGAACTCCAGATCGCATCGCTCGAACTGAGCCGTCAGGGAAAGATATCCCTCGGCGGCGCGGAGGTCGTGGCGGTCAAACGCTGCGTCGATGAGCTGCTGCAGCGACAGATCCTTCAGCAGACGACCCGCCTGGGCCAAGCCGACCAGCGGACCAGCATTCTGCAGACCATCGAAAGCGCCCTGGGCGGGCTGGACTCCAACTCCCTCGGTTCGGCGATGGACCAGTTCACCAGCGCCCTGAGCGAACTGTCCACCGATCCCAACAGCCCGGCGCTGCGCCAGCAGGTGATCTGGTCGGCCGATGGCATGGCCTCGCAGTTCCGCAATCTTTCGGGATTCCTGTCGGACCTGCGCCGGCAGCTTTTCTCGCAGGTCTCGGTGTTGAGCGAACAGGTCAACTCCCTCACGCAGCAGATCGCCATCGCCAACGGGCAGATCGGCCAGGTCCTCTTCGCCGGCGGCGGAGGCAACCTGATACAGGATAATCGCGATCAGGCCGTCGCCGAACTGGCGGAACTGATCGGCGTCGAGGCGCAGATCCAGCCCGGCGGAACTGTCCAGAACGTTCTGGCGATGGGAACGCCGCTGGTGCTGGGCAGTCATGCGGTGGAGATCGAATCCGGGATCGGCGTGGGAAACACCATCGGCGTGACGATCAAGGGCGCGGGCAATCTTCAAACCGACGTCGATGGCGGCAGGATCGGCGCCCTGTTGACGCTGGCCAACGACTACATTCCCGCCCTCCAGGCTCGCCTGGACAGCCTGGCCGGCCAACTGATCAGCGACATCAACCAACTGCACTCCCAGGGCGTGGGGACCACCGGCGGGTTTACCCAGGTAACCGGCCAGAGCGTGGATGACGGTCCTATCGCCGCCGCGCTGAACAACGTGTCGCCCGGCAGTTTCTTCATCCGCGTGACCAATGAAGCCACCGGCCAGGTCACGCGCCATGAAATCAGCGTCGACCCGCAGCATGACTCGATGGCCGGCATCGTCGCCAGGCTCGACGCGCTGGACAACATCACCGCCTCGCGGTTCAACGGCGCGATGAACATTACCGCTGCCGATGGGTACACCTTCGACTTCCTGCCGGCTCTGTCCGTCCGGCCCGACAGCAGCGCCATTACCGGCACGGCCGAAGCGGCTGTCAGCGGGCTGTACAGCGGTTCGTCGAACGAGGTCTACACATGCACGGTCAGCGGCTCGGGCCAGGTCGGCGCCACCGATGGGCTCCGCGTGGTCGTTACCAATGCTGCCGGGGCGGTCGTCAAAACCCTCAATGTCGGGACCGGCTACGCCTCGCTGGACCGGATCGAGATCGGACAGGGCGTCTTCCTGTCGATGGGTCCCGGGACGCTTAACAACGGCGACAGTTTTACGATCGCGGCGCTGGCCGACAGCGACACCTCGGGATTGTTGGCGGCGGCGGGGATCAACACCTTCTTCAACGGGACCGGCGCCGCGGATATCGCCGTGCGCCAGGAGTTGATGAACGATCCGCGATCGCTGGCCTTGGCGATCGGACAGGGCGCCGTCGACGGGGCCAATCTGCAGCGCATGATCGAACGCGTCAGTCAGCCGCACGCGGCGCTGGATAATGTCGCGGCCGAGGAATACCTCCAGCAGATCGTCACCGGCGTCGGGCAGGACGTCTTCACCGGAACCGCCA
- a CDS encoding rod-binding protein: MPSIPISVLPPQAMPQIAAAGARQHDKAVVEAAKSFESILLTQLVQEMGNTVEDGGMLEETGGKQVMDMFYYHLAQDLSSKGGLGLWKSIARQIAPSQAAAAEVRP, translated from the coding sequence ATGCCTTCGATACCAATCAGCGTCCTCCCGCCGCAGGCGATGCCGCAGATCGCCGCCGCGGGTGCCAGGCAGCACGACAAGGCCGTCGTCGAGGCGGCCAAGAGCTTCGAGTCCATCCTGCTGACCCAACTCGTTCAGGAAATGGGCAATACCGTCGAGGACGGCGGGATGCTGGAAGAAACCGGCGGAAAGCAGGTGATGGACATGTTCTACTACCACCTGGCGCAAGACCTTTCCAGCAAGGGCGGCCTGGGGTTGTGGAAGAGCATCGCACGCCAGATCGCTCCCTCGCAGGCGGCGGCGGCGGAGGTGCGGCCATGA
- a CDS encoding flagellar basal body P-ring protein FlgI, with amino-acid sequence MTRNSTWWAAAGMAAVLIAAGTARAERIKDIVDIKGVRGNPVWGYGLVIGLNGTGDNSIASKRALANVLRRTGLVLSPDDVASKNIASVLVTADLPPFARSGGKIDVTVSAIGNCGSLQGGTLLMTELVAADGQPYAVASGQLSVGGFGASGAAASVSKNHPTVGRIPNGGTIERDEVAVFVREGFMTLQLRNPDFATAQAIATAINEKYPQAAAAIDAAAVRVSLPKDAKPETVTEMVTAIEALSVTVDTPAVVVIDSRNGTIVVGENVSISAVAIAHGNLAIVTQEKEMVSQPSPFAKTGNTEKVKRTQIDVVEEKGTLNVLRRKVSVSELARALNALGMTPRDLISIFEALRQAGALQAELKVI; translated from the coding sequence ATGACACGCAACAGTACATGGTGGGCGGCGGCGGGCATGGCGGCAGTCCTGATCGCCGCCGGGACGGCCCGCGCCGAGCGCATCAAAGACATCGTCGACATCAAGGGCGTCCGCGGAAACCCCGTGTGGGGCTATGGCCTGGTCATCGGGCTCAACGGCACCGGCGACAACTCGATCGCCAGCAAGCGGGCGCTGGCCAACGTCCTGCGCCGCACGGGGCTGGTCCTCTCGCCGGACGACGTGGCCAGCAAGAACATCGCCAGCGTTCTGGTGACGGCCGACCTGCCCCCCTTCGCCCGCAGCGGCGGCAAGATTGATGTGACCGTCTCGGCCATCGGCAACTGCGGCAGCCTTCAGGGCGGAACGCTGCTGATGACCGAGCTGGTCGCGGCCGACGGTCAGCCGTACGCGGTGGCCTCGGGGCAGTTGTCGGTGGGCGGGTTCGGCGCCTCGGGCGCGGCGGCCTCGGTTTCAAAAAACCATCCGACGGTGGGACGCATCCCCAACGGCGGCACCATCGAGCGCGACGAAGTGGCCGTCTTCGTCCGCGAAGGCTTCATGACGCTGCAGCTCCGGAACCCAGACTTCGCCACTGCCCAGGCCATCGCCACGGCGATCAACGAGAAGTATCCGCAAGCGGCCGCCGCCATCGACGCCGCGGCCGTCCGCGTCTCGCTGCCCAAGGATGCCAAGCCCGAGACCGTGACTGAGATGGTCACCGCGATTGAGGCCCTGAGCGTGACGGTCGACACGCCGGCGGTGGTGGTGATCGACTCGCGCAACGGCACGATCGTGGTGGGGGAGAACGTGTCGATCTCGGCTGTGGCCATCGCCCACGGAAACCTGGCGATCGTGACGCAGGAAAAGGAGATGGTCTCGCAGCCCTCGCCCTTCGCCAAGACCGGCAACACCGAGAAGGTCAAGCGCACGCAGATCGACGTGGTGGAGGAGAAGGGCACGCTCAACGTCCTGCGGCGCAAAGTCAGCGTTTCGGAACTGGCCCGCGCGCTCAACGCCCTGGGCATGACGCCGCGCGACCTGATCAGTATTTTTGAGGCGCTCCGCCAGGCCGGCGCCCTCCAGGCGGAACTGAAGGTGATCTGA
- a CDS encoding flagellar basal body L-ring protein FlgH, whose translation MKIRVALLMVAALLGAACPCGADSIYARATRRGVSTVTTDDTARKVGDSLTVQIAEISEVSNTTNNTMEKTTSRAAKMSGTVKLGNMLGAWAEKIFGLKDIEDKTYVAPTVDLSASSGNKFDGKSDYGSNRSIADSITVTVYDVHPNGNLVIMGTRKRQVGGNVQYVQISGIVRLSDITYANTISSAKIAEFQFVTYDRGQSDTFVRPGWLDAILNVISPS comes from the coding sequence ATGAAGATCCGCGTGGCATTGCTGATGGTCGCGGCGTTGCTGGGGGCGGCGTGCCCGTGCGGCGCCGATTCGATTTACGCCCGCGCGACCCGCCGGGGCGTCTCGACGGTCACCACCGACGACACGGCCCGCAAGGTCGGCGATTCGCTGACGGTGCAGATCGCCGAGATCAGCGAGGTCAGCAACACGACCAACAACACCATGGAGAAGACGACGTCGCGCGCCGCCAAGATGAGCGGCACGGTGAAGCTGGGCAACATGCTCGGAGCGTGGGCGGAGAAGATCTTCGGCCTCAAGGATATCGAGGACAAAACGTACGTGGCGCCGACGGTCGATCTCAGTGCTTCCTCGGGCAACAAGTTCGACGGCAAGAGCGACTACGGCAGCAACCGCTCGATCGCCGATTCGATCACCGTCACGGTCTACGACGTTCACCCCAACGGCAACCTGGTGATCATGGGCACGCGCAAGCGCCAGGTCGGCGGCAACGTCCAGTACGTCCAGATCAGCGGGATCGTCAGGCTCAGCGACATTACCTACGCCAACACGATCTCCAGCGCAAAGATCGCCGAGTTCCAGTTCGTCACCTACGACCGCGGCCAGAGCGACACGTTCGTGCGACCGGGATGGCTCGACGCGATCCTCAACGTAATCAGTCCTTCGTAA
- the flgA gene encoding flagellar basal body P-ring formation chaperone FlgA, whose protein sequence is MNFMALCLVALAAGEPSRDVRIHLPREISVACRQLTLGDVGVVSCDNATLREALRALPLGRSPLAQEVLTIEQALVRSRVACSNLQTGQVTVTGADRVSVRRKEQVIKADTLVEQARAFLAQLPELGTWTWRVSTRPQDLTLPSSESLKYQARLDSYAAGLAHLRVAVSGPQGDLAEIEVVFKRIFTVRRWVAVRDIAAGEALTQENLRIEEQEVSAAVEAYVPPATALASQPIAKGTAIRSSLVRQAKPEVLVRRNQAVTMRIVGEGFTVSAMGQALEDGYEGQYIKVRNVDSKRIVSGIVLADASVQPQTSEVRR, encoded by the coding sequence ATGAACTTCATGGCACTATGCCTGGTGGCGCTGGCGGCGGGAGAGCCTTCCCGCGACGTGCGCATACATCTTCCGCGCGAGATCAGCGTCGCCTGCCGCCAACTGACGCTGGGCGACGTGGGCGTTGTCTCATGCGACAACGCGACGCTGCGCGAGGCCCTGCGCGCCCTGCCCCTGGGGCGCTCGCCGCTGGCCCAGGAAGTTCTGACGATCGAGCAGGCACTCGTCCGCTCGCGCGTGGCCTGCAGCAATCTCCAGACCGGGCAGGTCACTGTCACCGGCGCCGACCGCGTCAGCGTCCGCCGAAAAGAGCAGGTGATCAAGGCCGACACGCTGGTCGAACAGGCCCGGGCGTTTCTGGCGCAACTGCCCGAACTGGGAACGTGGACGTGGCGGGTCAGCACGCGGCCTCAAGACCTGACGCTGCCCAGCAGCGAGTCGCTGAAGTACCAGGCCCGTCTCGATTCCTACGCCGCCGGTCTGGCCCACCTGCGCGTGGCGGTCTCGGGCCCCCAGGGCGACCTGGCGGAGATCGAGGTCGTCTTCAAACGCATCTTTACCGTGCGCCGCTGGGTGGCGGTGCGGGATATCGCCGCCGGCGAGGCGCTGACGCAGGAGAACCTTCGCATTGAGGAACAGGAGGTCTCCGCCGCGGTCGAGGCGTATGTCCCGCCGGCGACGGCCCTGGCGTCGCAGCCGATCGCCAAAGGCACGGCGATTCGGTCCTCGCTGGTTCGCCAGGCCAAGCCCGAGGTGCTCGTGCGCCGCAACCAGGCCGTGACGATGCGGATCGTGGGCGAGGGCTTCACCGTCTCGGCGATGGGCCAGGCCCTCGAGGACGGGTACGAAGGGCAATATATCAAGGTTCGCAACGTCGATTCCAAGCGCATCGTGTCGGGCATCGTGCTGGCCGACGCGTCAGTGCAGCCGCAAACGAGCGAGGTGAGACGATGA
- the flgG gene encoding flagellar basal-body rod protein FlgG produces MLRAFSTSATGMSAQQMIVDTIANNLANINTVGFKRSQMDFQDLMYLRLSEAGRETASGVTAPTGLDIGSGVRPNSSLKVYTQGEMENTGRNLDLAIEGDGFFQVSAGGQTRFTRDGALRTNADGQLVTANGYTLEPAITIPNNARSVSVGRDGTVSVFTGSSNTATVVGTISVVRFANPSGLSNEGGNLLSETPASGSAIVGTAGSDGVGAIQQGFLERSNVQMVTELVSLITAQRAYEINSRAIKAGDDMLRTANGLIS; encoded by the coding sequence ATGTTAAGAGCGTTCTCCACCTCCGCCACGGGCATGTCCGCCCAGCAGATGATCGTCGACACCATCGCCAACAACCTGGCCAACATCAACACCGTCGGGTTCAAGCGAAGCCAGATGGACTTCCAGGACCTGATGTACCTTCGTCTGTCCGAGGCCGGGCGCGAGACCGCCAGCGGCGTGACCGCCCCGACCGGCCTGGACATCGGCAGCGGCGTGCGGCCCAACAGCAGCCTCAAGGTCTACACCCAGGGCGAGATGGAAAACACCGGGCGCAACCTCGACTTGGCCATCGAGGGCGACGGGTTCTTCCAGGTCTCCGCCGGCGGGCAGACGCGCTTCACGCGTGACGGGGCTCTGCGAACCAACGCCGACGGCCAACTGGTCACCGCCAACGGGTACACCCTCGAGCCGGCCATCACGATCCCCAACAACGCCCGTTCGGTCAGCGTGGGGCGCGACGGGACGGTATCGGTCTTCACCGGCTCGAGCAACACCGCCACGGTGGTCGGGACGATCTCGGTGGTGCGTTTTGCCAACCCCTCCGGGCTGAGCAATGAGGGGGGCAACCTGCTGTCCGAAACGCCCGCCAGCGGCAGCGCGATCGTGGGCACTGCCGGCAGCGACGGCGTCGGGGCGATCCAGCAGGGATTCCTCGAACGCTCCAACGTGCAGATGGTGACCGAACTGGTCAGCCTGATCACGGCCCAGCGGGCTTACGAGATCAACTCCCGCGCCATCAAGGCCGGCGACGACATGCTCCGTACGGCCAACGGTCTGATCAGCTAG
- the flgF gene encoding flagellar basal-body rod protein FlgF, with product MADAVGTTSSCLDGLSESYRTIAHNLANAGTVGFKRGQPVFMEVLAGRMEGQAAQVVGKVAVDFSPGAMTYTGRPTDLGIGGSGFFVIETSGGELYTRNGTFTLDSTRHLVDTQGRIVAGRNGPITLPPNAAASDVAVSPDGAVSAGGQSVGQLKIVEIAKLAQLKPVGGGCFALPKDAEVAPAKDPKVQQGFQEASNVNPVEEMVGLISIARLYEANVKTIKAVDDRLDSLTRVVL from the coding sequence ATGGCTGACGCCGTGGGCACCACCTCTTCATGCCTGGACGGGCTCTCCGAGAGCTACCGCACCATCGCCCACAACCTGGCCAACGCCGGCACCGTGGGCTTCAAGCGCGGCCAGCCCGTGTTCATGGAAGTGCTGGCCGGGCGCATGGAGGGCCAGGCCGCCCAGGTCGTCGGGAAGGTGGCGGTGGACTTCAGCCCCGGCGCGATGACCTACACCGGGCGCCCGACGGATCTGGGCATCGGCGGCTCGGGCTTCTTCGTGATCGAGACGTCCGGCGGCGAGCTCTACACGCGCAACGGCACCTTCACGCTCGACAGCACCCGCCACCTGGTCGATACGCAGGGGCGCATCGTGGCGGGGCGAAACGGGCCCATTACGCTGCCGCCCAACGCCGCCGCCAGCGACGTGGCCGTTTCGCCCGACGGGGCTGTCAGCGCCGGCGGGCAGAGCGTCGGGCAGCTCAAGATCGTCGAGATCGCCAAACTGGCGCAGCTCAAACCCGTCGGCGGGGGGTGTTTCGCCCTGCCCAAAGACGCCGAGGTCGCGCCGGCGAAGGATCCCAAAGTGCAGCAGGGCTTCCAGGAAGCCTCCAACGTGAACCCCGTCGAGGAAATGGTCGGGCTCATCAGCATCGCCCGACTGTACGAAGCCAACGTCAAGACCATCAAGGCCGTCGACGACCGCCTCGACAGCCTGACGCGCGTCGTTCTGTAG
- a CDS encoding flagellar hook-basal body complex protein — translation MSNSLLSGISGLQAHQRMLDVAGNNLANVNTSAFKASRVTFAELLSQTLQEAGQPSATTGGTNPMQVGSGVQVASIDRNMNQGSLISTGQPLDMAIEGAGYFALNDGSRLVYTRVGGFAVDSQFYLVDPGTGNRVQRIGSEGVADGFQNASSNDIRIPYDVALPAKQTESLTFTGNLSAEESDPTTTILTSGTQYTKDGAVISADTLLAEVDQVSGLSTGDTISINGTRRDGSTVSSTFTATVGATTNLLSSLVGYTAGGVAAVAATALSALDQADTLTVGETFTISGTDADGTSISRTYTYGAADTMATLLAEINAAYSGATATLVDGKILLTDDAAGASETTMTITYNGDGEFTLPTAFNRLVTGGAGSTIGDLLNAVTNAFADPSDPTARWSLASMSNGEIRMSDVSAGYSKTDLSLSCTGATFELPNYFTLLSAGGNAIRNTNMEIYDSQGISHVLSAAFVRTDTSNTWDLVVTSLGGDVSLQDRRINGINFLSDGSFGGVSAADSSSFKITFANDPSNVRTLDINLGTIGEFDGLSQFGGSSTVAPSGQDGYAAGWLSNISVTREGVLVGVFTNGARRDLAALRIATFQNPAGLASVGNNYFEVSANSGEPVATKAMSGSAGAVRGGSMEQSNVDVATEFVNLIQAQNGFQANARTIKAANEMLQELTNLTR, via the coding sequence ATGAGTAATTCGCTATTGTCAGGAATTTCCGGACTCCAGGCCCATCAGCGCATGCTGGACGTGGCGGGCAACAACCTGGCCAACGTCAACACCAGCGCCTTCAAGGCCAGCCGCGTGACGTTCGCCGAACTGCTCAGCCAGACGCTTCAGGAAGCCGGTCAGCCCTCGGCCACCACCGGCGGCACGAACCCCATGCAGGTCGGCAGCGGCGTGCAGGTGGCCAGCATCGACCGCAACATGAACCAGGGTTCGCTGATCAGCACCGGTCAGCCGCTGGACATGGCGATCGAGGGCGCGGGGTATTTCGCCCTCAATGACGGGTCCCGCCTGGTCTACACGCGTGTGGGCGGTTTTGCGGTCGATTCCCAGTTCTACCTCGTTGACCCGGGCACGGGCAACCGCGTGCAGCGCATTGGCAGCGAAGGCGTCGCCGACGGATTCCAGAACGCCTCCAGCAACGATATCCGAATTCCTTACGACGTGGCTCTTCCGGCCAAGCAGACCGAGTCGCTGACGTTCACCGGAAACCTCTCCGCCGAGGAGTCGGACCCTACCACCACGATCCTCACCAGCGGCACCCAGTACACCAAAGACGGCGCGGTGATTTCGGCGGACACCCTGCTGGCCGAAGTCGACCAGGTCAGCGGGCTCTCGACCGGCGATACGATCTCGATCAACGGAACGCGGCGAGACGGCTCGACAGTCAGCAGCACCTTCACCGCCACCGTCGGGGCCACCACCAACCTGCTCTCCTCGCTGGTGGGTTACACCGCCGGCGGTGTCGCTGCCGTGGCTGCAACGGCCTTGTCCGCCCTGGACCAGGCCGACACGCTCACCGTCGGCGAGACGTTCACCATCTCCGGCACTGATGCCGACGGCACGTCGATCAGCCGCACGTACACCTATGGCGCCGCCGACACGATGGCGACGCTGCTGGCCGAGATCAACGCCGCCTACAGCGGCGCCACCGCCACGCTGGTCGACGGCAAGATCCTGCTGACCGACGACGCCGCCGGGGCCAGCGAAACGACCATGACCATCACCTACAACGGCGACGGCGAGTTCACGCTGCCCACGGCTTTCAACCGGCTGGTCACCGGCGGGGCCGGCAGCACGATAGGCGACCTGCTCAATGCGGTGACCAATGCCTTTGCCGACCCAAGCGACCCGACCGCGCGATGGTCGCTGGCCTCGATGTCCAACGGCGAAATCCGCATGAGCGACGTCTCGGCAGGATACAGCAAGACCGACTTGTCGCTTAGTTGCACCGGCGCCACGTTCGAGTTGCCCAACTACTTCACGCTCCTGTCGGCCGGTGGAAACGCCATCCGCAACACCAACATGGAAATCTACGACAGCCAGGGCATCAGCCACGTGCTGTCGGCGGCCTTTGTTCGTACCGACACATCCAACACCTGGGACCTGGTCGTGACCAGCCTGGGCGGCGACGTGAGCCTTCAGGATCGTCGGATCAACGGGATCAACTTCCTTTCCGACGGCAGCTTCGGCGGCGTCAGCGCGGCGGATTCGTCGAGCTTCAAGATCACCTTCGCCAACGACCCCAGCAACGTTCGCACGCTGGACATCAACCTGGGGACCATCGGCGAGTTCGACGGGCTCAGCCAGTTCGGCGGCAGCAGCACGGTTGCTCCCAGCGGGCAGGACGGTTATGCGGCCGGCTGGTTGAGCAACATTTCGGTGACGCGAGAGGGCGTGTTGGTGGGCGTGTTCACCAACGGGGCCCGGCGCGACCTTGCGGCTCTGAGGATCGCCACGTTCCAGAACCCCGCGGGTCTGGCGTCGGTGGGCAACAACTACTTTGAGGTCTCGGCCAACTCCGGCGAACCGGTGGCGACCAAGGCCATGTCCGGCAGCGCGGGGGCAGTCCGCGGCGGATCGATGGAACAGTCCAACGTCGACGTGGCGACCGAGTTCGTCAACCTGATCCAGGCCCAGAACGGGTTCCAGGCCAACGCCCGGACCATCAAGGCCGCCAACGAAATGCTGCAGGAACTGACCAACCTCACGCGGTAA
- a CDS encoding flagellar hook capping FlgD N-terminal domain-containing protein produces the protein MATTAIQNASTIQANYMKLLVAQLQNQNPLEPMNNDQMASQLAQLSQLQQMETMNSTFSKVLASQQLSQATALIGKAVAYLPEGSDTAVWARVTGSGIVAGEAVVQAGQRTLTLDQIQAIAD, from the coding sequence ATGGCCACGACCGCTATACAGAACGCCAGCACGATCCAGGCTAACTACATGAAGCTGCTGGTGGCGCAGTTGCAGAACCAGAACCCGCTGGAGCCGATGAATAACGACCAGATGGCCAGCCAGCTCGCCCAGCTTTCGCAACTGCAGCAGATGGAAACGATGAACAGCACCTTCTCGAAGGTGCTGGCGTCGCAGCAGCTTTCGCAGGCCACCGCCCTGATCGGCAAGGCCGTGGCGTACCTGCCGGAAGGATCGGACACGGCGGTCTGGGCTCGCGTCACGGGGTCCGGGATTGTCGCCGGCGAGGCGGTGGTGCAGGCCGGTCAGAGAACCCTCACGCTGGACCAGATCCAGGCTATTGCAGACTAA
- a CDS encoding flagellar hook-length control protein FliK, with protein MSNLGQTLAQKPVSAAGRGERRSSRGDEPHALAGDQPPDEQPAPGPTDGSCGDASDASRPRKSKITASPKPAPKDSDDAAAPAAMVPAPVESPFQTLLNRMQVVAEVPAAPEAVPAVSQQRIAVPAAALAPVQAPAASPQTEATPAALVTGVQTPPEIPVEHTEPSAAETTLSVTEIPIAVGAANPQVAHLQRRGVDVAAAGESMDAAPQAARPALPAETATQATAAMQPVEAPQTQAPMSEQALPEQQAPVQNAQGEEPVQRSKPAPRTGAVQTASAELTPRAQQVVAQPRAINKPKDSAASILKLASAAEPGPGAHASAVAAVQASPVPVAPVANVTALASAATVGVGQQIVSAVVEQRFSSQRVTVALDPPELGAIRLSLHARGSEIRAVVEVNNPATLEHLRQETPSLIDRLASTGLNVRQIELRMSTDSDSGSPSWQFTGGHNAWQQSASQQGGWTDAESASGAVEPAQELDAAAAPVAHAGDGSVNLWI; from the coding sequence ATGAGCAACCTCGGCCAGACGCTGGCCCAGAAACCGGTCTCGGCCGCTGGGCGCGGGGAGCGTCGGTCGTCGCGGGGCGATGAGCCGCACGCGCTTGCGGGCGACCAACCGCCAGACGAGCAGCCTGCGCCGGGGCCAACTGACGGCTCTTGCGGCGACGCCTCCGACGCCAGCCGCCCGCGCAAGAGCAAAATCACTGCAAGCCCGAAGCCGGCGCCCAAGGACAGCGACGATGCTGCCGCACCGGCAGCGATGGTCCCGGCGCCGGTAGAAAGTCCGTTCCAGACGTTGCTCAACCGCATGCAGGTTGTTGCTGAAGTGCCCGCGGCGCCGGAGGCTGTGCCGGCGGTTTCGCAACAGCGCATCGCTGTGCCCGCCGCGGCGCTTGCCCCCGTGCAGGCTCCGGCGGCTTCGCCTCAAACTGAAGCAACCCCGGCCGCCCTCGTGACAGGTGTTCAAACGCCGCCGGAGATTCCTGTGGAACACACGGAGCCATCGGCCGCGGAAACCACGCTGTCCGTGACGGAGATTCCCATTGCCGTCGGTGCAGCAAACCCGCAAGTTGCGCATCTGCAGCGCCGGGGGGTGGATGTTGCGGCGGCGGGCGAATCGATGGACGCTGCACCGCAAGCGGCAAGGCCGGCGTTGCCGGCGGAGACCGCGACCCAGGCGACAGCCGCGATGCAACCCGTCGAAGCACCGCAGACCCAGGCCCCGATGTCGGAACAGGCGCTTCCTGAGCAGCAGGCGCCTGTGCAGAACGCCCAGGGCGAAGAACCGGTCCAGCGGTCCAAACCTGCCCCGCGCACCGGCGCCGTCCAGACCGCAAGTGCTGAACTGACGCCCCGGGCCCAGCAGGTCGTTGCCCAGCCGCGGGCAATTAACAAACCGAAAGATTCGGCCGCGAGCATTCTGAAACTCGCATCAGCGGCCGAGCCAGGCCCGGGCGCACATGCATCTGCCGTCGCGGCGGTGCAGGCGTCGCCCGTTCCTGTGGCGCCGGTCGCCAATGTTACGGCGTTGGCCAGCGCTGCAACAGTGGGGGTCGGGCAGCAGATCGTCTCGGCGGTCGTGGAGCAGCGGTTTTCTTCACAGCGGGTGACGGTGGCGCTGGACCCGCCTGAGCTTGGGGCGATCCGCCTGTCGCTTCACGCGCGGGGCAGCGAGATTCGCGCAGTGGTGGAGGTGAATAATCCCGCCACGCTCGAGCATCTTCGCCAGGAGACGCCCAGCCTGATCGACCGCCTGGCCTCGACGGGGCTCAATGTGCGGCAGATCGAATTGCGCATGAGCACCGATTCCGACAGCGGCTCGCCGTCATGGCAGTTCACCGGCGGGCACAACGCCTGGCAGCAATCGGCGTCGCAGCAAGGCGGCTGGACCGACGCCGAATCCGCCTCGGGAGCGGTCGAGCCGGCGCAAGAGCTCGATGCCGCCGCCGCTCCGGTCGCCCATGCCGGCGACGGATCAGTCAATCTCTGGATATAG